The window TCATGCAATATGATCAACTGAACTatatcaaaaccctaaacctagctAGAGTGCTCTTCGCCTTATAACTTGCTTCTTCAGACACAGATTAACAAGTAATAGGGCGACCTACACGCGCTTCTTGGATTAGGGTTCCCTCTCAGGGCTTCAACACCCCTTCTTATAAACAAAATATATAACACTAGTGTCGAGGGGAGCTGCATGCCAGATTAGAACAGTCAAATTGTTTGATATATATAATCAAGTGGCATCTCCAAAAAGACtagtaattataattattatatatgtgACTTAGGTCGTGCAGTTCATACTGCATCAGGGCATGAATTGTATATAAAAGTGAAGGTGAAGGTTGAAGAGAATGATGGGATCGAGGTGAGTCATTAAATATACTGCATGGTGCGAGAAGAGTTTGACACTTTATCCAATAGAATATAATAGAATAGAAGCTTCATATATTCTCATATTCAATCCCAAGAGTCTACAAATTCTTCTGATTTATACCCTTTTCTTCAGTGgtttaaaatgattaaattataaCCTTTAGGGTTAGACAACTCCTAACTCTTATTTAgttactaattaatttttttgttttcatCTTAGGAAAATATGAAGTTTGAATAAAAAAGAGAAAAACTGAATATATATATTATGCATACCATGGACTGTGATATATTATTAATTCTTTACTTGtttatggtttttttttttttaaataatggtAGATGTCTTCAAGACAAAGATATAAAGTGAAAGGTTAAAACAAGTGCTTCGTAAAGGTGTCTTTAAGCATATGTTTTGATATCTATAATGGATTCTTCCAAAAGCAAGGTCCCATTAAATAAAacaattgagtttaattaaagGTTTTCCATTTGCAATGATACTAACCATGATTGGaatttttttctctctatttCTTCCTCATTATATTTCAACACGGGGCAAAATTTGAGACAAAGCCACATTGGTAGGAGTGAATATATGTTACTTGAGAAACAATTGAAGTAaggtaattttgtaaaaaaaataaaataaagtttaaattaatGATAAAAATTTCCCCCTCATTAATTAAGCACTTCCTTATATATAGTAGTActtcattatttatttattttaaaaaatgagaTGCTTGACCAATTCCCATGACCAAGATTTGCTAACCATGTTCCCTCAAAACCCAACCAATTGAGAACCATGAACTTAATTGATGGGAGGAGAGTTTAAGTCAACAATTCATCTCCTATATTCTTTGAACCCTAATTTGACATTTCCCAACATGAGCCATCTCGGTTTGAACCCACTTTGTCTCTTCTTCCCTGACCTTGGGTCGCACCCCCCCAAATCAACCCGGCCCAACCGTGCGGTTCAAGTTAAAAATTGGGTCAAACCCTTAGACCTTAAGCTTCTTCTCGTTTCTCGCAAACTATGATTCCAATGCAATTTGGTTAATGAGGCAGTGCTCACTActgttaattatatatatttggcCAGTTAATTCCACTAGTATgcttaatataattaattaaaaatagtaCTTGCTCCACTAGTGGAATATCAATTGTTAATGCAAATCTAGCTAGATGCGAAGGTCAGTCACAcaatgataattttatttaattatcaaattttaaaaatgaaattagaacTCATGCTATGCATTTAATCCATTAAATTCACAGTGTGCACTGCCTCCCAACAGCGTACTTACTTCACTACGTTTTCAATGGAAGCCAAAGTCCGAGGCAAACAAGAACACTTCCAATCTACTCAAACACTAAAATATTAAGGTTGTTTATAAATAGAgggaaaaatatttatttttccatCGGAAAATAATAAGATGAGGTTACATTGCTGCGTGGCTTACAACGTTGGGGAAGTACAAAATATATTTAGTTGTAGTAAAAATCTTCCTCCCTTCCTTCAAAATGATTAAATATTATCGCAGTAATTATTGTTGGCCATTTCCTGGCTCTGCAGCCTGCGAAGCTTCAAGGAGGGCAGTCTGTGTTTGTGCGAGCTGCTGCCGTCGATTTGGGCCGAGCTGGGCTTCTCATTCAGCCTTATGAAGTTATAGGTCATAGAGCCCATTAAGGTACCCAAGACCGGTCCAATTATGTAAACCCAAATCGAGTCGTACTTCCTGCTCGCCACTGCTGGTCCGAGCGTCCGTGCTGGGTTCATCGAACCGCCTGAGACCGGCCTGCACAACTCGACTCCACCTTAAGAACCCTCGTGGCCTCTAATCAACCTTGGTTAGTTAATTAATaactaatctctctcttttttgttGTGTttggaaaaaattaaatttataaaatgttGCTAACCAAATAAATCAGAAGCctacaattaaattaaattgaattaattaattaatatgttgATTTTAATTACCCAGCTAAAATGGATGTTATGCACACTGAAGAACCGACGGCTAAACCGGCCAACTCTCCAATCTGCAAATGGATGAATGCAAAACCATCGATTAGTgggaaattatcaaaaaaaatagtaattataaataaagaaaattatacgATAAGGGCTCACAGCTTTGGTATCGGTTGCTACCGCCGAAGTCACAAACATCATACAAAAGGTCACAACAATTTCCATAACCAAGGCCTTTGATGCCGTATCGCTTGGCGTTGTCGTCCCCAAATTCGTGATCGGGTGCAACAACTCTCGGAGGACGAAGGATGCAATCGTCGCACCGGAGATTTGAGCGACCATGTAGAAGGGAACCTACACAACGTAACGGGGAATTTAGATTAGTTTTGGCTTGGATCCAAATGTACTAGTTAAATGATCATgaaagatttattaaaatttctatgtTTGGATAGCACAATTAGAAGTAGATATTATTGAATAAAAATTCTATTAATCGAACCATGAATTATTTACATATATATGGAACAATTAGCCTTCATTGAATTAAATGGCGGTTGGATATAGAATTTACTAATAATTCACTTTACTCCatgtgttttttatttaaataattataggAAAAAAAGTATAAATATATTAAGTGATGATGAGCATACTTGTATCCATGGGAAATGCCTGGAGACGGCGAAGGCCAAGGTGACGGCAGGGTTCATGTGAGCGCCGGAGATGTGTCCGACGGCGTAGATCATGACGGTTACGATTAGTCCGCCGGCGACCGAGGCCCCGAGCTGGGAGACCAAGCGTGGGTTGCTGCCGCTGAGGGCAGCAGCGCCACAGGTGACAAACACCAGTAAGAAAGTGGCAATCATCTCAGAAACCACCTGAAAACAATTGACCGACGTTGAGTTTACTTGATCCATGAACGAAAACAAATTAACAAAATGATGAACTATAATTAAGGCACCTTTCTTGCAAGGAAGGGAGGGAGAAGGTGTTTGTGGGGAGGAGTACTGATGGGGGTTTGAGAGGTGACCACAGAGATGTCATGGATCTCATTAGGGTTGTGGGAAGCCATGGCCACTTGCAGCTTTATTTCAAGCTCCTCAAGGCCCCTTGTTGGTGTGATCTTCCTCTCCCCTTCATGGCTGGTATTTATAGAATAACAAATAACAATGGACGAATATatcattaattaataatatttaaaaaaaaaaaaaacaggaattttataaataaaataaattaaaatcatatatGTCACCTTTCTCTTGATCCGGGCACTTTGCCCTTTTGGCCTCCCACTTAATATATGCGTGCCCATATCTGAATGCCTTGCTTGCCGACCTCCCCACTCAATTAGTGATCAAATGTGATTAATTAGTAGTTAATTGTGATCAATGAATTAAAGTTTAGGTTTGGAATGGGCAGCCAAAGAAATATGGCCACCTTGTGTTACTTTTGTCACATGTATATatctattacttttttttttgggTCTTCCAAAGTTCTTTGAACTTGACTACCTTTTATATCCTATAATTGTAGGATCGGAGTAGCTTTGGCTAAAGTATCATCCACAAACTCTAATTATAATGATATGCGCATGCTTGTGGGATGGATAGAAAgtgtaggttttttttttttaagaattaatTGTTTTGATGTAATATAAAATCTAGTAGATGTATCCTTCTTCATTCACTCGAGATCCTCCTTTCTTTCTTCCTCCGAAACTGCGGTGGTAGCGGTTCTTCGATAGGTCCGCTCTCGATGTCTTGCTAATCGCAGTTTGACGGTCAAGTCAGCGACCGACTAAGGTGAGAAGCTCTTGTACATCCGTGAGAAGCGAAAGGAAATAAGAAACAATGAAGATTTGTTTTTgctaagaaaaaaaatcatacctTTGTGGAGCCCTATATAGTCGCGGAAGTGAAAAGTCCATATATACTGTCACGCTAACCCTAGGCGGGTAGCTACACTAACGGGACGTTGGACTAAGGATGACAATTGTTGGActatatgatcctgtccggaatttGAGTCAGACGAAGGTCAGATGAGCTGTTATTAGTGTTGACGGAGCGGCGACTAGAACACCCTTATCGTACGTGCCCAAGAGAACGGACCCTCACGTGGCATTGACGGACGACGGTAACTGAGCTGGTGGTACTtaagctctgcgcacactcagacaagtacACGAAACGTTAGAGACCAGACACCAAGGAAAAAGCCCCCGGCGCAGGccattcgacgctcaagtcaggtacttttcccccagaaaaatagtgtacgaaggaaaaaagaactGTAGAAGATAAGTGTCAATGTGCGAGAGAGCGTCCttgctcaagggagaggacctctctttttatatgaccgTGTGTACCTCTAGAGTCTGactgatgtcagagaatgtcgagtGTCAGAACCTGTCGGGTGATGGAGGGCGCGTGACACCCTCTCATGGACTGGAAGAAAGTTCCATTCGCAGATGACCGCAGATATTAGAATATGCCCTGACATACagtagttattctctgacagacggttACAATTCTCTGACCTTGTTGTCGCCTAGTTCCTTCTGTCCCGCCCGAGTTTGACTAGGGCCAGCTCGGGATGATCGGTCAGGTATAACACTGGGCTCGAGTCCTGATGAGAAGGACGAGTTGTGGCGAGAGCCCCATCTTGCCGTTAGGATTGCTAAAGAGTCGACCAGGAGTTGGCTTACTGAGAGCACCAGGTCTAGACTGAGCTGAGAAAACTCGACCAGTCGGAGCAGGTACCTGGTTGCACATCATGTCTCAGATCTGGGATCCTGATGTGTAAGCACCCGACTAGGAATCATGCAGTTGATGAGGTCAAGCGGTCCCACTTCTTCTTTCCATAACTGCTGACTGCCAAGTCCTCCTGACTGTTGACTGTTATgtccctttgacttctgactgtcacgtccccttgacttctgactttcTGGCCTTATCAGACCCTACTATTATGTACTGTATCACTATACTTCTAATGTTATCTAGTCGTTAGTCCGATATTGCTTTTTAGGTAGCCAACCTCATTAGGATCGATGTCAGAGGTTGAGGTTAAAGAGAACCTGTTCGACAAAGATTCTTAGTTGTCTATAGACCACTTTGAGTAGAAGAGGTCGAGGCTTGGCAGGGCCTTGCTGGGGTGGAGGGTGTTGGCCAATGTACAAGGTTAAGATAGGGTGACCATTGGGTCTACCTAGActtgcatcactagttaaagagAATTTTTTTGATATCTGATTTGAAGAATGTTATCATAGTAGTGATCTAATAATTATTTATGTATGATagtgataaaattccaacccaacctaCTTAAATTGTTTGACGGGGCGAATCAACCCGATggacccaacccaaattgacggctctacgtGGCAGCTATCTTCTACGAGGTGGAGCCCCTCCTCATCACCACATCACATAtctctccctcaagtctagtcaaaggagactACAAGTCTGGTTAATTGGACAATTATCTGAGCAATTCTCCATCCGATCGGCCATCGACACTACTTGGTTTCTGATCGGGATGCGACCGCTCACTGCCAGTCAGCCTGTTGAAGCTTGTCGTTCGGCCATAGGTATGCTCCTTCAATTCAATCGACACAAGGAACATCTATACTTGTGAAATCTTCTCTTGGGTTGTCTCGGGCGAGCACGATCCTAGCTTACGTCACCCAGATTTTTGGAAAATCGTGCAAATCTCTTTGCATTAAGGCTAAGCGCGCCCCCATGCCATCATTAAATGTCACCCCCGTGGTAAGGCGCCACGTGTCATGCCTACTACCGCCGCACGCCTGATGTGACAAGCGGATATCCATTggtgatgtgacgtttggcggttCAAATTCAACGGTCAGATCTCGGACTGAGTTTCTGCGACCTATATCGGACGGCTTCGGTCAGCCGACCCTAGAGTTTATAATCCCGTGCGCGTCGCCGCTTCttcctttgcatcttcatctTCATGCTCTTCGGTGCTAACTCCTCCGTGCTCCGGCGACATTCCTCCCCTACTGCTCCTCCGGGGACCTCTTTCTAGTAAACTTCCTTCCCATCGCCCCTTGCTTTCTTGTCTTCCGGCCTCTGTATCTCCTCGTCTTCGAGTTTTTCGGCGTCTCTTAGTGTTCTGGCGACATTCCAGTAGCCTTCTTTCCCTTCTCATCCCTTATTTTTACGATGACGAGTTCCTTACAGCCTCTCGTCGATATCCTTGGGCTCTG is drawn from Zingiber officinale cultivar Zhangliang chromosome 1B, Zo_v1.1, whole genome shotgun sequence and contains these coding sequences:
- the LOC121988943 gene encoding aquaporin NIP2-1-like encodes the protein MASHNPNEIHDISVVTSQTPISTPPHKHLLPPFLARKVVSEMIATFLLVFVTCGAAALSGSNPRLVSQLGASVAGGLIVTVMIYAVGHISGAHMNPAVTLAFAVSRHFPWIQVPFYMVAQISGATIASFVLRELLHPITNLGTTTPSDTASKALVMEIVVTFCMMFVTSAVATDTKAIGELAGLAVGSSVCITSILAGPVSGGSMNPARTLGPAVASRKYDSIWVYIIGPVLGTLMGSMTYNFIRLNEKPSSAQIDGSSSHKHRLPSLKLRRLQSQEMANNNYCDNI